A stretch of Crossiella cryophila DNA encodes these proteins:
- a CDS encoding creatininase family protein, producing MPEVIETRWNRLTAAELNALAAAGAVVLLPIGSTEQHGPHLPTGVDDFLATEVCARAVRELAGRAPVVLAPSIPFGLAEHHMAFGGTLTLSLPTLHALLRDLCKSLLRAGFRRILVVNGHGGNMTALHALVTELTAELPARIGLTNYFTLAREEIQDTLEAQPGLMHACEGETSMIMAAWPELVRAQHLPAAVGPPITLPAESTAPAYFAVSFKDFTASGVAGDARGATPVKGERLLAASATALCELLLGDEWARP from the coding sequence GTGCCCGAGGTGATCGAAACCCGCTGGAACCGCCTGACCGCGGCCGAACTGAACGCGCTCGCCGCCGCCGGAGCGGTGGTGTTGCTGCCCATCGGCTCCACCGAGCAGCACGGCCCGCACCTGCCCACCGGCGTGGACGACTTCCTGGCCACCGAGGTGTGTGCCCGCGCGGTCAGGGAACTGGCCGGGCGCGCGCCGGTGGTGCTCGCCCCGTCGATCCCGTTCGGCCTGGCCGAGCACCACATGGCCTTCGGCGGCACCCTCACCCTGTCCCTGCCGACCCTGCACGCCCTGCTCCGGGACCTGTGCAAATCGTTGCTGCGGGCCGGGTTCCGCCGGATCCTGGTCGTCAACGGTCACGGCGGCAACATGACCGCCCTGCACGCGCTGGTCACCGAACTGACCGCGGAACTGCCGGCCCGGATCGGCCTGACCAACTACTTCACCCTGGCCCGTGAGGAAATCCAGGACACCCTGGAGGCCCAGCCCGGCCTGATGCACGCCTGCGAGGGCGAAACCTCGATGATCATGGCGGCCTGGCCGGAACTGGTGCGCGCCCAACACCTGCCCGCCGCGGTCGGCCCGCCGATCACGCTGCCGGCCGAGTCCACCGCCCCCGCCTATTTCGCGGTGTCCTTCAAGGACTTCACCGCCTCCGGCGTGGCCGGTGACGCACGCGGAGCCACCCCGGTCAAGGGCGAACGCCTGCTCGCGGCCAGTGCCACCGCGTTGTGCGAGTTGCTGCTCGGCGACGAGTGGGCGCGGCCGTGA
- a CDS encoding YciI family protein yields MEFLCYHRDRPGSMPLRMALLEAHWSYMDGFAERMIARGPTLDGEIATGSLHILDLPDQAAARAFAFDEPGYQAGAYRDVLLRRWQNALGRTMWEFPGGRTGGDRYLVLGLGEGEPADLAVPDLDGLIAFGPLLADDGVTWLGTAALLVAADPAAARAVLTPDRYAAIEVHRWQFGGRPS; encoded by the coding sequence ATGGAGTTCCTCTGCTACCACCGTGACCGGCCCGGCTCGATGCCGCTGCGGATGGCGCTGCTGGAAGCGCACTGGTCCTATATGGACGGTTTCGCCGAGCGGATGATCGCCCGCGGCCCGACCCTGGACGGCGAGATCGCCACCGGCAGCCTGCACATCCTGGACCTGCCTGATCAGGCCGCCGCCCGCGCCTTCGCCTTCGACGAGCCCGGCTACCAGGCCGGGGCCTACCGGGATGTGCTGCTGCGCCGCTGGCAGAACGCGCTGGGCCGCACGATGTGGGAGTTCCCCGGCGGCCGCACCGGCGGCGACCGCTACCTGGTGCTCGGCCTCGGCGAGGGCGAACCCGCCGACCTCGCGGTGCCGGATCTGGACGGGCTGATCGCCTTTGGCCCACTGCTCGCCGACGACGGCGTCACCTGGCTGGGCACGGCGGCGCTGCTGGTGGCCGCCGACCCGGCCGCGGCGCGGGCCGTGCTGACCCCTGACCGCTACGCCGCGATCGAGGTGCACCGCTGGCAGTTCGGCGGCCGACCTTCCTGA
- a CDS encoding epoxide hydrolase family protein, which produces MSDAHTPAIRPFTVDIPEADLQDLRARITATRWPDRETVPDQSQGVQLATIQELARYWVQEYDWRACEARLNAYPQFITEIDGLDIHFTHVRSKHENALPMIITHGWPGSVIEQLKLVEPLTNPTAHGGRAEDAFHLIIPSMPGYGFSGRPAGTGWGPDRIASAWAELMTRLGYTRYVAQGGDWGAIVTDLMAVQQAPGLIGLHTNMAGVVPAEIDRAIQIGSPLPAGLSEEEKATCEQLDYVYHKHIGYAQLMGTRPQTLAAVADSPVGLATIMIDHDTPSMALITRSFAGQPEGLTRDDVLDNITLFWLTNTGVSSFRLYWENKFAFFGVKGVTLPVAVSVFPDELYQAPHTWAKDAYPGLIHYNRLPKGGHFAAWEQPELLVEELRTGLRSLR; this is translated from the coding sequence ATGTCCGACGCGCACACCCCAGCGATCCGGCCGTTCACCGTCGACATCCCCGAGGCCGACCTGCAGGACCTGCGGGCGCGGATCACCGCCACCCGCTGGCCGGACCGGGAGACGGTCCCTGACCAGTCCCAGGGCGTGCAGCTGGCCACCATCCAGGAACTCGCCCGGTACTGGGTGCAGGAGTACGACTGGCGGGCCTGTGAGGCGCGACTGAACGCCTACCCGCAGTTCATCACCGAGATCGACGGCCTGGACATCCACTTCACGCACGTGCGCTCCAAGCACGAGAACGCGCTGCCGATGATCATCACGCACGGCTGGCCGGGTTCGGTGATCGAGCAGTTGAAGCTGGTCGAACCGCTGACCAACCCCACCGCGCACGGCGGCAGGGCCGAGGACGCCTTCCACCTGATCATCCCGTCCATGCCCGGCTACGGCTTCTCCGGCAGGCCGGCCGGCACCGGCTGGGGCCCGGACCGGATCGCCAGTGCCTGGGCCGAGTTGATGACCCGCCTTGGCTACACCCGCTACGTCGCGCAGGGCGGGGACTGGGGCGCCATCGTCACCGACCTGATGGCGGTGCAGCAGGCGCCGGGGCTGATCGGGTTGCACACCAACATGGCCGGGGTGGTCCCGGCGGAGATCGACCGGGCGATCCAGATCGGCAGCCCGCTTCCGGCGGGCCTGTCCGAGGAGGAGAAGGCCACCTGCGAGCAGCTGGATTACGTCTATCACAAGCACATCGGCTACGCGCAGCTGATGGGCACCCGGCCGCAGACGCTGGCCGCCGTGGCCGACTCACCGGTCGGGCTGGCCACCATCATGATCGACCACGACACGCCGAGCATGGCGCTGATCACCCGGTCCTTCGCCGGGCAGCCGGAGGGCCTGACCCGCGACGACGTGCTGGACAACATCACGCTGTTCTGGCTGACCAACACCGGGGTGTCCTCCTTCCGGCTGTACTGGGAGAACAAGTTCGCCTTCTTCGGCGTCAAGGGCGTCACCCTGCCGGTGGCGGTGAGCGTGTTCCCGGACGAGCTGTACCAGGCCCCGCACACCTGGGCCAAGGACGCCTACCCCGGCCTCATCCACTACAACCGGCTGCCCAAGGGCGGGCACTTCGCCGCCTGGGAGCAGCCGGAACTGCTCGTCGAGGAGCTGCGCACCGGCCTGCGCTCGCTGCGCTGA
- a CDS encoding ATP-binding protein, with the protein MSLIGRQAELEHLAGLIEDIQHRGGALLLSGAPGAGKTALLAEVRTHCASAGVRVLAANGVQSEQQVPFAGLHQVLYPVRTGLNGLPAGQRAALGTALGLADGAAPEVCLVGLAVVNLLAETATTAPLAVLLDDVQWLDQASQEVLSFVARRLCSEPAVLIATHRAGEPSALTSAGLPERVLDRLSAEAAAALLDRVAPGLPAPARARVLDQAEGNPLALTELPSTATESSPLALTPRLEQAFAARADALPAATRHCLLIAALHEHGALAEILAAAGLQPEAGVAALRPAVTAGLITLDSEVIEFRHPLVRSAIAQSAELGSRQAAHLALAEVLSGQPDRRAWHRAAATLGPDEQVAADLEATADRAQRRGGVAAAISALERAAHLSADPADRVRRLLRAGELAVDSGHRDTVDRVLAELRALPLTARQRSLAAWLPSAFDDGVSEGAAGPGELLTLVEQVLADGDLDLAMRIFWGTAMRCFWVEPGSAVRARIIAVADRLPLPAHDPLLVAITAYVAPIDRGDVVVARLRELAAEGSGDPIAYRYLSSAALQVGALTESARFSAAAQPGLRSEGKLALVARALAVQAWSCVRLGDLLTAAPAAEEAAQLARETRQPYMYGLARAVQAEISALRGEYEQAETLAAEAEQVGLAAAARPVLAKVQLARGIAALGAGRYADAFLALRRVHDPADPAYQLALRCYLLPELAEAGLRCDQADEVRKIVADLEAAALSTSSPALTIGLRYARAVLATDDRAESLFRTALEADLTRWPLERGRLQLAFGEWLRRQRRPADSRPYLRAARETFDALGMPGWSERARRDLRATGEASPEHREDAYHDLTAHELNIARLAAEGLTNREIGERLYLSHRTVSTHLHRIFPKLGITSRTELGAALQPTPA; encoded by the coding sequence TTGTCCCTGATCGGACGGCAAGCAGAACTCGAACACCTGGCCGGGTTGATCGAGGACATCCAGCACCGCGGTGGGGCCCTGCTGCTCTCCGGCGCGCCCGGTGCCGGGAAAACGGCTCTGCTGGCCGAGGTCAGGACGCACTGCGCGAGCGCGGGGGTTCGGGTGCTGGCCGCGAACGGGGTGCAGTCCGAACAGCAGGTGCCCTTCGCCGGGCTGCACCAGGTGCTCTACCCCGTCCGCACCGGACTGAACGGGCTGCCCGCGGGTCAGCGGGCCGCCCTCGGTACCGCGCTGGGCCTGGCCGACGGTGCGGCGCCGGAGGTGTGCCTGGTCGGGCTGGCGGTGGTGAACCTGCTGGCCGAGACCGCCACCACCGCACCCCTGGCGGTGCTGCTGGACGACGTGCAGTGGCTGGACCAGGCCAGTCAGGAGGTGCTGAGCTTCGTGGCCCGGCGGCTGTGCTCCGAACCCGCGGTGCTGATCGCCACCCACCGCGCGGGCGAGCCGTCCGCGCTCACCAGCGCGGGCCTGCCCGAACGCGTCCTGGACCGGCTGTCGGCCGAGGCCGCCGCCGCACTGCTCGACCGCGTGGCCCCCGGCCTGCCCGCACCGGCCCGCGCCCGAGTGCTCGACCAGGCCGAGGGAAACCCGCTCGCCCTCACCGAACTCCCTTCCACCGCAACGGAATCCAGCCCACTGGCGCTGACCCCGCGACTGGAACAGGCCTTCGCCGCCCGTGCGGACGCCCTGCCCGCCGCCACCCGGCACTGCCTGCTGATCGCGGCCCTGCACGAACACGGCGCACTGGCCGAGATCCTGGCCGCCGCCGGTCTCCAGCCAGAGGCGGGTGTGGCTGCCCTGCGCCCCGCGGTCACGGCCGGACTGATCACGCTCGACTCCGAGGTGATCGAGTTCCGCCATCCACTGGTCCGCTCGGCCATCGCCCAGTCCGCCGAACTAGGCTCGCGGCAGGCCGCGCACCTGGCCCTGGCCGAGGTGCTCTCCGGCCAGCCGGACCGGCGGGCCTGGCACCGGGCCGCGGCCACCCTGGGCCCGGACGAGCAGGTGGCCGCCGACCTGGAGGCCACCGCGGACCGGGCCCAGCGCCGCGGCGGCGTGGCGGCCGCGATCAGTGCGCTGGAACGCGCCGCGCACCTGAGCGCGGACCCGGCGGACCGGGTGCGGCGACTGTTGCGGGCGGGCGAACTCGCGGTCGACTCCGGCCACCGGGACACCGTGGACCGCGTGCTGGCCGAGCTGCGCGCACTGCCGCTGACCGCCCGGCAACGATCACTGGCCGCCTGGCTGCCCAGTGCCTTCGACGACGGGGTCAGCGAGGGCGCCGCCGGTCCCGGCGAACTGCTCACCCTGGTCGAACAGGTGCTCGCCGACGGCGACCTGGACCTGGCGATGCGGATCTTCTGGGGCACCGCGATGCGCTGCTTCTGGGTCGAGCCGGGCAGCGCGGTGCGCGCGCGGATCATCGCGGTGGCCGACCGGCTGCCGCTCCCGGCGCACGATCCGCTGCTGGTGGCGATCACCGCCTACGTGGCCCCGATCGACCGCGGCGATGTGGTGGTCGCGCGGCTGCGCGAATTGGCGGCCGAGGGCAGCGGCGACCCCATCGCCTACCGATACCTGAGCAGCGCGGCCCTGCAGGTGGGCGCGCTGACCGAGTCCGCCCGGTTCTCCGCCGCGGCGCAACCGGGTCTGCGGTCCGAGGGCAAACTCGCCCTGGTCGCCAGGGCGCTCGCGGTGCAGGCGTGGAGCTGCGTGCGGCTGGGCGACCTGCTCACCGCCGCCCCCGCCGCCGAGGAGGCCGCCCAGCTCGCCAGGGAAACCCGGCAGCCCTACATGTACGGCCTGGCCCGCGCGGTACAGGCGGAGATCAGCGCACTGCGCGGCGAGTACGAACAGGCGGAAACCCTTGCCGCGGAAGCAGAACAGGTCGGCCTGGCGGCCGCGGCCCGCCCGGTGCTGGCCAAGGTCCAGCTGGCCAGGGGCATCGCCGCCCTGGGCGCGGGCCGGTACGCCGACGCCTTCCTCGCCCTGCGCCGCGTGCACGATCCCGCCGACCCCGCCTACCAACTGGCCCTGCGCTGCTACCTGTTGCCCGAGCTGGCCGAAGCGGGCCTGCGCTGCGACCAGGCCGACGAGGTACGCAAGATCGTCGCCGACCTGGAGGCGGCCGCCCTGTCCACCTCCTCCCCCGCCCTCACCATCGGCCTGCGCTACGCCAGAGCCGTACTCGCCACCGACGACCGCGCCGAAAGCCTGTTCCGCACCGCACTGGAAGCAGACCTGACCCGCTGGCCATTGGAACGCGGCAGGCTCCAACTCGCCTTCGGCGAATGGCTACGCCGCCAGCGCCGCCCAGCCGACTCCCGCCCCTACCTGCGCGCGGCCCGCGAAACCTTCGACGCCCTCGGCATGCCCGGCTGGAGCGAACGCGCCCGCCGAGACCTGCGCGCCACCGGCGAGGCCAGCCCCGAACACCGCGAGGACGCCTACCACGACCTCACCGCACACGAACTCAACATCGCCCGCCTGGCCGCCGAGGGCCTGACCAACCGGGAAATCGGCGAACGCCTGTACCTGTCCCACCGAACGGTGAGCACCCACCTGCACCGGATCTTCCCCAAACTCGGCATCACCTCACGCACCGAACTGGGCGCGGCCCTCCAGCCCACCCCGGCCTGA
- a CDS encoding cupin domain-containing protein has product MPLRRHILRGSIAAFTVILAAACALGTATSDPIPSSSSTSAPIGAGPTDGVTRAELQRFPSPAKGWEIVQTLVEIPEGKESGRHSHPGPEIGYIIQGDVSIEFDDRPALRLRSGEPFNIPPNVVHNARNVGKVRTKMLSSYLIEEGKPLVHMH; this is encoded by the coding sequence ATGCCGCTCCGCCGTCACATCCTGCGCGGCTCCATCGCCGCCTTCACCGTGATCCTGGCCGCCGCCTGTGCCCTGGGCACCGCCACCAGTGACCCGATTCCCTCCAGCAGCAGCACTTCCGCCCCGATCGGCGCAGGCCCCACCGACGGCGTAACCCGGGCCGAACTCCAGCGCTTCCCTTCCCCCGCAAAGGGTTGGGAGATCGTGCAGACGCTGGTGGAGATCCCCGAGGGCAAGGAGTCCGGTCGGCATTCCCACCCCGGGCCGGAGATCGGCTACATCATCCAGGGTGACGTCTCGATCGAGTTCGATGATCGGCCCGCGTTGCGGTTGCGCTCCGGGGAGCCGTTCAACATTCCGCCGAATGTGGTGCACAACGCCCGCAACGTCGGCAAGGTGCGCACCAAGATGCTCTCCAGCTACCTGATCGAAGAGGGCAAACCGTTGGTGCACATGCACTGA